From Aliamphritea hakodatensis:
TGGTGTCGTCATCCCTGTGCGGGTTTTCATCACGCAGCAGCTGCTGCAGATTTTCAGCAACTCTGATAGCGCCTGACTGAGGCGTTTCCGGTAGCAGCAGGATAAATTCTTCTCCGCCATAGCGAAATGCCATATCCGCCGGGCGGTTGGCTGATTTTGCGATCAGTTTGGCTGTTTCCCGCAAGCAGTTGTCGCCGGCCAGATGACCGTACTGGTCGTTGTAACGTTTAAAATGATCAATGTCGATCATCAGCACCGAGAGTGGTCTTTTCGCGCGGGTAACCCGTAGCCACTCAAGTTCCAGAAGATGCTCGAACTCCCGGCGATTAAACAGCTGAGTCAGGTGATCCCGGTTAGAGAGTTGCTGATACTGGTCAGCAAGCTGCTTCAGTGTGATGAGCCGACGGGCTCTGGCAGCAAACACTTCCGGCTGTAACTCGGGGTACAGGTAGTCGCTGTAACAGAGACGGTAACTGAGTGCTTCAGTCGTGGATACATAACCGGTATCTAAAAAAACAACGGAGAGTTGCTGCAGGTTTCGTTGCTGAATCAGTTCAATACAGGCAAGGTTAGCGTCGCTGTCCGGTGTGCCGGTGAGCAGTATCAGGTCAGGATTTTCCGGACCGTTCAGGTGGTCGGCAAGCTGCTGATAGCTGCCCAGTACCCGGATATCGTATTCGTTACGCAGTGGCTCAATAAAGTGCCAGTGTTCGGTCAGCGATCCCAGCAGGGCGACTATCGGTCGGAGTTTGAAGCTGCAACTGGCAACTTCACAGGAAAGCATTTTCTCGTCACCACTCAGGTAAGCCAGTATTTCAGTGATACTGGAAAGGCCCAGCATGGCGCGGCGGTTATGGTGCTGCAAAATCGGAATCCGTCGCTGAAAGGCAGGATCTTCCCAGCCTGTTTGCCATTTCAGGAGCAGTGCTTCACGTTGTGCCAGATTGTCGCTTTGTATCTCGCTGGGTGTCAGGCCACATTCGGTAAGGATCTCCAGTAACACCTGTTCCTGAGCAATATCCCGGCCCTGCTGCCACAGTGCCCGGTAAACGGCGAGGCGAAAGGCCGGCGCTTTTTCCGGGTATATCAGTTCGAGGCTGGCGCTAAGCTGGTTGGCCCGGCGGGTATTGGAACGTATCGGTGGCAGTGCAATGTGTATCTCAGGCGCCCGGTGCCGGACGATCGCAACTTCGCTGGCCAGTTCAACCTGTTCATCCAGTGTGAATTCCCGGATCTGTGCATCGGGTGCGTGTTCGATTAACTGCCAGCGGACGTCAGTCAGCCAGTCATGTGCTGCGAGGTGCTCGTGGAGTGCGTAGCAAAACGGACAGTTAAAATCACCGTAAACGGTATTTTGTACAGGGTCTTTCATAAAAATCTGTCCCGCGGCTACAGCTGTGATACGGCTTCATCTTAGAGCGGAGTGGATGCCGGCTGCAAGCCGGCGGGCTGCATTCAGGGATAAGGGGCGGAAATTTGCACATGCAGAGGGGCTATGCAGTACTTTTCTGGTGTAGCTGTGGGTATAATCGTGCGTTATTTGTGCGCAAGGCAGGGGTGGCAGGTGAAACCTGTTTCAGGATCTGTGGCTGCGTAAAGGAAGACTAATCACCAGAGAGATATCTGACGATGAAACATTGCTGGGTTGCTGTGTTTATCAGTTGTATTTTATTGGCGGGCTGCGGTCAGAAAGGACCGTTGTATCTGCCGGATGAGGCTCCGCAGACGGAGCAAAACTAAATTTCTTTGCGTGGCTACACGCAAGCAGCAGAAGTAGAAAAATAAGATGGATAACTTCGAATACCGAAATGGTGCTTTATTTGCAGAAGATGTCGCAGTCAGTGCCATTGCAGAAGAGTTTGGCACACCGGCCTACATCTATTCACGGGATGCGCTGGAGCGTGCTTACCTGGCATATGCCGAGGCACTTGAAGGCCGGGATGCGCTGGTGTGTTATGCGGTGAAAGCGAACTCTAATATCGCCGTGCTGAACGTACTGGCCCGACTGGGAGCAGGTTTTGATATCGTCTCGGAAGGTGAGCTGGAGCGGGTGCTACAGGCTGGCGGGCAGGCGGATAAGATTGTTTTCTCCGGTGTGGCCAAGCGTGAGTCTGAAATGCGCCGTGCACTGGAAGTCGGTATTCACTGTTTTAATATCGAATCGGAAGCTGAGCTGGACCGTCTGAACAGCGTTGCTGAGCAGATGGGGAAGGTTGCACCGATTTCCCTGCGGGTTAATCCGGATGTGGATGCGGGCACGCACCCGTACATTTCTACCGGCCTGAAAGATAATAAGTTTGGTGTTGCCATTGAAGATGCGGCCCGTATCTATGCCTACGCCAACAGCCTGAGCCACCTGAACATTCAGGGGCTGGACTGCCATATCGGCTCGCAGCTGACAGAAACTGCGCCCTTTATTGATGCGCTTGACCGTCTGCTGGTACTGATAGATGCGCTGGCGGAGCAGGGGATTACGATTTCGCACCTTGATCTGGGCGGCGGTCTGGGGGTGTGTTATACCGATGAAGTGCCGCCGACACCGCAGTCATATATCTCAGAAGTACTGGATAAGCTGGGTGACCGCCCGCTGAAGCTGATTTTTGAACCGGGACGTTCTATTGCGGCGAATGCCGGTATTCTGGTGACTAAGGTTGAGTTTCTGAAGTGTGCCGAGCATAAGAACTTTGCGATCATAGATGCGGCGATGAACGATATGATCCGTCCGTCGCTCTACAGTGCTTATATGGATATCATTCCTGCACAGGTCCGTGAAGAAGGTGAAAGCCGCGTATACGATCTGGTGGGGCCTGTCTGTGAAACCGGAGACTTCCTGGGCAAAGACAGGGACCTGAATATTCAGCCAGGTGATTTACTGGCGGTTTGTTCTGCAGGTGCATATGGTTTTACTATGAGCTCTAATTACAACAGCCGGAACCGTGCCGCAGAAGTCATGGTGGATGATAACCGCAGCCATGTAATCCGTCAGCGTGAAACCCTGGCCGATCAGTTACGGGGCGAGCAGTTACTGCCATAAAGGCCGTTTGCTACCGGTTTGCTGTTGCCCGGCTGACCCCGGGCAGTTACACCAAGTAAGAGAACACTATGTTAGTCCGATTTACAAAAATGCACGGCCTGGGAAATGATTTTCTGGTGCTGGATATGGTAACCCAGAAGATCAGGCTGAATTCTGCGCTGGTAGCAAAGCTGGCTGACCGTAATTTCGGCGTGGGCTTTGATCAGTTACTGATTGTTGAGCCGCCGACGAATCCTGATATGGACTTCCGTTACCGCATTTATAATGCCGATGGCAGTGAAGTGGAACATTGCGGCAATGGTGCCCGCTGTTTCGCCAAGTTCGTACGGGATAAGCGCTTAACGGCTAAAGACCGGATTGCAGTTGAAACCCAGAAAGGTGAAATCTATCTGACGGTGACTGACAGTCAGGACGTTGAAGTGGATATGGGCGCCCCTGTGCTGGTTCCCGGAGAAGTCCCTTTTCAGTCTGCTGAGCAGTCGGCTGTTTATCCGATAGAAGCGGCCGGCTCGGTTCATGAGATCAGTGCGGTATCTATGGGCAATCCTCACGGTGTGCTGGTGGTCGATTCAGTCGATACCGCACCGGTTGAAACGCTGGGGCCGGTGCTGGAAGCACATGCCCATTTTCCGGCGAAAGCCAATATCGGTTTTATGGAAGTGGTTGCCCGTGATGAAGTG
This genomic window contains:
- a CDS encoding diguanylate cyclase translates to MKDPVQNTVYGDFNCPFCYALHEHLAAHDWLTDVRWQLIEHAPDAQIREFTLDEQVELASEVAIVRHRAPEIHIALPPIRSNTRRANQLSASLELIYPEKAPAFRLAVYRALWQQGRDIAQEQVLLEILTECGLTPSEIQSDNLAQREALLLKWQTGWEDPAFQRRIPILQHHNRRAMLGLSSITEILAYLSGDEKMLSCEVASCSFKLRPIVALLGSLTEHWHFIEPLRNEYDIRVLGSYQQLADHLNGPENPDLILLTGTPDSDANLACIELIQQRNLQQLSVVFLDTGYVSTTEALSYRLCYSDYLYPELQPEVFAARARRLITLKQLADQYQQLSNRDHLTQLFNRREFEHLLELEWLRVTRAKRPLSVLMIDIDHFKRYNDQYGHLAGDNCLRETAKLIAKSANRPADMAFRYGGEEFILLLPETPQSGAIRVAENLQQLLRDENPHRDDDTIRNITVSIGIATSANVHDPSPYDLVQLADEQLLAAKAAGRNCHLATEQS
- the lptM gene encoding LPS translocon maturation chaperone LptM; this encodes MKHCWVAVFISCILLAGCGQKGPLYLPDEAPQTEQN
- the lysA gene encoding diaminopimelate decarboxylase, with amino-acid sequence MDNFEYRNGALFAEDVAVSAIAEEFGTPAYIYSRDALERAYLAYAEALEGRDALVCYAVKANSNIAVLNVLARLGAGFDIVSEGELERVLQAGGQADKIVFSGVAKRESEMRRALEVGIHCFNIESEAELDRLNSVAEQMGKVAPISLRVNPDVDAGTHPYISTGLKDNKFGVAIEDAARIYAYANSLSHLNIQGLDCHIGSQLTETAPFIDALDRLLVLIDALAEQGITISHLDLGGGLGVCYTDEVPPTPQSYISEVLDKLGDRPLKLIFEPGRSIAANAGILVTKVEFLKCAEHKNFAIIDAAMNDMIRPSLYSAYMDIIPAQVREEGESRVYDLVGPVCETGDFLGKDRDLNIQPGDLLAVCSAGAYGFTMSSNYNSRNRAAEVMVDDNRSHVIRQRETLADQLRGEQLLP
- the dapF gene encoding diaminopimelate epimerase is translated as MLVRFTKMHGLGNDFLVLDMVTQKIRLNSALVAKLADRNFGVGFDQLLIVEPPTNPDMDFRYRIYNADGSEVEHCGNGARCFAKFVRDKRLTAKDRIAVETQKGEIYLTVTDSQDVEVDMGAPVLVPGEVPFQSAEQSAVYPIEAAGSVHEISAVSMGNPHGVLVVDSVDTAPVETLGPVLEAHAHFPAKANIGFMEVVARDEVRLRVFERGAGETLACGTGACAAVVAGQLRGLLDETVTVHLPGGSLSISWQGNNSSVMMTGPATTVFEGQIYL